A DNA window from Ranitomeya imitator isolate aRanImi1 chromosome 2, aRanImi1.pri, whole genome shotgun sequence contains the following coding sequences:
- the LOC138663879 gene encoding oocyte zinc finger protein XlCOF7.1-like isoform X1, with product MWCAALQVEVPTISDPLSGDLLYKRIFPIDPSRMHRDRDKMAERILHLTLEILFQLTGEDYTVVKKTSSERCQAPVSEGWGRPLSPITGPPPHPLKHEDINDQKILELTYKMIELLTGEVPIRCQDVTIYLSMEEWEYLEGHKDLYKDVMMEDPKLLTSSVLSSKRTTPERCPRPLLPQDYKQEDPNVPQDHQGEDLTHINTTETYVKGDEWCKEEIPTYGHTDNCTRRSQGQVTSVISKSDDLVLTQDIIEVNIITPDVPLSLDSKDLSSDPFKQVLTCNSSPTIKKNKTYKRDFENRTDLKAKKPFSSAKSRKRFSLKMSFATQKQIATKEKRFSCAECGKYFNHKSELVRHERVHTGEKPYSCSVCGKRYTTKSYLVIHQKSHTGEKAFSYSECGKCFNLKLALVIHQKIHTGEKPYSCSECGKCFADKSNFVRHQKLHTGEKPYSCSECGKCFVGKSSFVKHQRTHTQEKPFSCSECGQSFARKSSFVKHQRTHTGEKPFSCSECGKCFVGKSSFVKHQRTHTGEKPFSCSECRTSFNSKSGLVVHQRIHTGEKPFSCAECGKCFAAKSTFVKHQRTHTGEKLFSCSECGKRFNHKSYLVVHLRTHTGEKKYSCPECGKYFADKSSLVRHQRIHTGEKPYLCSECGKCFNRKSDLIIHQRTHTGEKPFLCSKCGKFFSVKSHLVRHQRTHIGRNHIF from the exons gttcctacaatatcggatcctctcagtggagatcttctatataagagaattttcccgaTTGACCCCTCAAGGATGCATagagacagggacaagatggcggagaggatattacacctcaccctagagatcctcttccagcttactggagag GATtatacagtagtgaagaagacctctagtgagcgctgtcaggcccctgtgtctgagggatggggaagacccctgagcccaattacggggcctccacctcatccCCTgaaacatgaggacatcaatgaccagaagatcttagaactcacctacaagatgattgagctgctgactggagag gttccaataaggtgtcaggatgtcaccatctatctctccatggaggaatgggagtatttagaaggacacaaagatctatacaaggacgtcatgatggaggatcCCAAGCTCCTCACATCATCAG tactatccagtaagaggacaacaccagagagatgtccccgtcctcttcttccacaggactataaacaggaagatcccaatgttcctcaggatcatcag ggtgaagatctgacccatattaatactacagagacatatgtgaagggagatgagtggtgtaaagaggagattcctacatatggccacacag ATAATTGTACCAGGAGATCACAGGGACAAGTGACGTCTGTAATTTCTAAATCAGATGACCTTGTTCTCACACAAGATATAATTGAAGTGAATATTATTACTCCAGATGTTCCATTATCCCTTgacagcaaagatctatcatctgatcctttTAAACAGGTTCTAACTTGTAACTCATCACCGACTATTAAGAAAAATAAAACTTACAAAAGAGACTTTGAAAATCGAACTGATCTTAAAGCAAAAAAGCCATTTTCAAGTGCAAAATCTAGAAAACGTTTTTCCCTCAAAATGTCTTTTGCTACTCAGAAACAAATTGCCACAAAGGAAAAAAGATTTTCTTGTGCagagtgtgggaaatattttaaccacaaATCAGAGCTTGTTAGACAtgagagagttcacacaggggagaagccatattcatgttcagtatgtgggaaaCGTTATACAActaaatcatatcttgttatacaccaaaaatCACACACAGGAGAGAAGGCCTTTTCttattcagaatgtgggaaatgttttaatttaAAATTAGCTTTAGTTAtccatcaaaaaattcacacaggggagaagccatattcatgttcggaatgtggtaaatgttttgcagataaatcaaattttgttagacaccagaaacttcacacaggtgagaagccatattcatgttcagaatgtgggaaatgttttgtagggAAATCAAGTTttgttaaacaccagagaactcacacacaaGAGAAGCccttctcatgttcagaatgtgggcagTCTTTTGCAAGGAAATCAAGTTttgttaaacaccagagaactcacacaggagagaagcctttctcgtgttcagaatgtgggaaatgttttgtagggAAATCAAGTTttgttaaacaccagagaactcacacaggggagaaacctttttcatgttcagaatgtaggacAAGTTTTAATAGCAAATCAGGTTTAGTTgtccatcagagaattcacacaggggagaaacctttttcatgtgcagaatgtggaaaatgttttgcagcTAAATCAACTTttgttaaacaccagagaactcacacaggagagaaacttttttcatgttctgaatgtgggaaacgttttaatCATAAATCATATTTAGTTGTTCatctgagaactcacacaggggagaagaaatattcatgtccagaatgtgggaaatattttgcagataaatcaagtcttgttagacaccagagaattcacacaggggagaagccatatttatgttctgaatgtgggaaatgttttaatcggaaatcaGATTTAATTatccatcagagaactcacacaggtgagaaaccTTTTttatgttcaaaatgtgggaaatttttttcagtgaaatcacatcttgttagacaccagagaactcatatTGGAAGAAATCATATATTTTAA
- the LOC138663879 gene encoding oocyte zinc finger protein XlCOF7.1-like isoform X2, producing the protein MHRDRDKMAERILHLTLEILFQLTGEDYTVVKKTSSERCQAPVSEGWGRPLSPITGPPPHPLKHEDINDQKILELTYKMIELLTGEVPIRCQDVTIYLSMEEWEYLEGHKDLYKDVMMEDPKLLTSSVLSSKRTTPERCPRPLLPQDYKQEDPNVPQDHQGEDLTHINTTETYVKGDEWCKEEIPTYGHTDNCTRRSQGQVTSVISKSDDLVLTQDIIEVNIITPDVPLSLDSKDLSSDPFKQVLTCNSSPTIKKNKTYKRDFENRTDLKAKKPFSSAKSRKRFSLKMSFATQKQIATKEKRFSCAECGKYFNHKSELVRHERVHTGEKPYSCSVCGKRYTTKSYLVIHQKSHTGEKAFSYSECGKCFNLKLALVIHQKIHTGEKPYSCSECGKCFADKSNFVRHQKLHTGEKPYSCSECGKCFVGKSSFVKHQRTHTQEKPFSCSECGQSFARKSSFVKHQRTHTGEKPFSCSECGKCFVGKSSFVKHQRTHTGEKPFSCSECRTSFNSKSGLVVHQRIHTGEKPFSCAECGKCFAAKSTFVKHQRTHTGEKLFSCSECGKRFNHKSYLVVHLRTHTGEKKYSCPECGKYFADKSSLVRHQRIHTGEKPYLCSECGKCFNRKSDLIIHQRTHTGEKPFLCSKCGKFFSVKSHLVRHQRTHIGRNHIF; encoded by the exons ATGCATagagacagggacaagatggcggagaggatattacacctcaccctagagatcctcttccagcttactggagag GATtatacagtagtgaagaagacctctagtgagcgctgtcaggcccctgtgtctgagggatggggaagacccctgagcccaattacggggcctccacctcatccCCTgaaacatgaggacatcaatgaccagaagatcttagaactcacctacaagatgattgagctgctgactggagag gttccaataaggtgtcaggatgtcaccatctatctctccatggaggaatgggagtatttagaaggacacaaagatctatacaaggacgtcatgatggaggatcCCAAGCTCCTCACATCATCAG tactatccagtaagaggacaacaccagagagatgtccccgtcctcttcttccacaggactataaacaggaagatcccaatgttcctcaggatcatcag ggtgaagatctgacccatattaatactacagagacatatgtgaagggagatgagtggtgtaaagaggagattcctacatatggccacacag ATAATTGTACCAGGAGATCACAGGGACAAGTGACGTCTGTAATTTCTAAATCAGATGACCTTGTTCTCACACAAGATATAATTGAAGTGAATATTATTACTCCAGATGTTCCATTATCCCTTgacagcaaagatctatcatctgatcctttTAAACAGGTTCTAACTTGTAACTCATCACCGACTATTAAGAAAAATAAAACTTACAAAAGAGACTTTGAAAATCGAACTGATCTTAAAGCAAAAAAGCCATTTTCAAGTGCAAAATCTAGAAAACGTTTTTCCCTCAAAATGTCTTTTGCTACTCAGAAACAAATTGCCACAAAGGAAAAAAGATTTTCTTGTGCagagtgtgggaaatattttaaccacaaATCAGAGCTTGTTAGACAtgagagagttcacacaggggagaagccatattcatgttcagtatgtgggaaaCGTTATACAActaaatcatatcttgttatacaccaaaaatCACACACAGGAGAGAAGGCCTTTTCttattcagaatgtgggaaatgttttaatttaAAATTAGCTTTAGTTAtccatcaaaaaattcacacaggggagaagccatattcatgttcggaatgtggtaaatgttttgcagataaatcaaattttgttagacaccagaaacttcacacaggtgagaagccatattcatgttcagaatgtgggaaatgttttgtagggAAATCAAGTTttgttaaacaccagagaactcacacacaaGAGAAGCccttctcatgttcagaatgtgggcagTCTTTTGCAAGGAAATCAAGTTttgttaaacaccagagaactcacacaggagagaagcctttctcgtgttcagaatgtgggaaatgttttgtagggAAATCAAGTTttgttaaacaccagagaactcacacaggggagaaacctttttcatgttcagaatgtaggacAAGTTTTAATAGCAAATCAGGTTTAGTTgtccatcagagaattcacacaggggagaaacctttttcatgtgcagaatgtggaaaatgttttgcagcTAAATCAACTTttgttaaacaccagagaactcacacaggagagaaacttttttcatgttctgaatgtgggaaacgttttaatCATAAATCATATTTAGTTGTTCatctgagaactcacacaggggagaagaaatattcatgtccagaatgtgggaaatattttgcagataaatcaagtcttgttagacaccagagaattcacacaggggagaagccatatttatgttctgaatgtgggaaatgttttaatcggaaatcaGATTTAATTatccatcagagaactcacacaggtgagaaaccTTTTttatgttcaaaatgtgggaaatttttttcagtgaaatcacatcttgttagacaccagagaactcatatTGGAAGAAATCATATATTTTAA